The following coding sequences lie in one Halogeometricum rufum genomic window:
- a CDS encoding Eco57I restriction-modification methylase domain-containing protein, which translates to MDTVFQNITARDISEWETLDDVVDTFGYRGLEEVDISNQLSASDEETLEEASFRVLKLSESQFILIILAEEGKSPMDYRGVLDNNKRTCFVIDDFEQYTFVTRKPSFGERTETTYQRYSFKKQQFTGDGRKYTVLDKLNDLKADDVTSIQNLYDTREVVKRFYDEFETHRTELIGEVIGLSSDVDKPGQAKARYVQTLFNRLIFLHFIQEKGLLNGNSDYLLEKHDDAAEEKNDVYSAFYEPLFFKVLAEEDQGADGDSEIDTSFISDDNLPYLNGGLFAKSTVENKNPRIRLGRTSEERNDNYRRILSFLDEWNWNVDERLDIVEPKYLSPEILGHIFEQTVNQKELGAYYTPEEITEYMAQRSIRPYLIDELNEHSSVTQQYDSLEQVFSLNRDVETFYKDVLLETAVLDPAVGSGAFLLAAEEVLLKLYLRSIRTLKRTHTADEYDQESPLKTAVQLDPDQEELTAKRLIIQNNLYGVDIDDGAVQICKLRLWLSMVAQIENDPDRVEPLPNIDFNIRDGNSLIGFITDEESVLDDNTTLDDFGENTVESYIDEVADLIEDQEAASGARAVELREEVENKMNTARDDLNERVKNEFEQAGLEEVTQEEVNDYNPFHWVVEFAKVYQEGWFDVIIGNPPWDRIRPTRDEFYADRIESFRTLLPSEQEEEIDKVSKANPGLEEEYNHYEEQIHRLAEYFHSSNYYEFQDPKVDGRKRSTENDLSALFLERIYKLADESTYVAQILPGNIFTGLATKDLRQELMESKTTESIIGFKNNGIFQNIDSRYKFGIVVFKNSGSTDHLRGIFGQPDLRILRELKEGDSSRLLDIPASVLADYSPTAGTFPIVQTQEQVDVLKTIIQHPEASRSVDDSWYANPYCELHRTSDSDRFFEEREEADYPVLGGRNIYSFQYDDSAFNIEPPRFWSVDDGSERSAKQRIREKQVRNLKSELYDFVGESAAIREQTGVTQSGSKKSVVNDLLEETRGTPLSEDDVKLDCEEHRIVYRDIAQPTDERTMIATVIPKGYVCHNKLHTVRPLEVDLDLSDLSNDTLHSAYKRIFTDEELFAAVGVLNSLAFDYLMRTKVDKSVVMYKFRESQLPHLTDDDEHFEEVWRRAARLNCYGEPFEDLASELGVSDKIIEPGSSDERREVQAQVDAAVFDAYGFNQEEVEFICDDFHRVSNPRLMNEAYFEQVKEEFEGING; encoded by the coding sequence ATGGATACGGTCTTCCAAAATATCACTGCACGTGATATCTCGGAGTGGGAAACGTTGGATGATGTTGTAGACACGTTTGGTTATCGAGGGCTAGAAGAGGTCGATATCTCCAACCAGCTTAGTGCCAGCGACGAAGAAACGCTGGAGGAGGCATCGTTTCGTGTTCTAAAACTCTCTGAGAGTCAATTCATACTAATCATTCTGGCCGAGGAGGGGAAGTCACCGATGGATTATCGGGGTGTTCTGGACAACAACAAACGGACCTGTTTTGTCATTGATGACTTCGAACAATATACGTTTGTCACGCGAAAGCCATCGTTTGGCGAACGAACCGAGACCACCTATCAGCGATATTCATTCAAAAAGCAGCAGTTCACGGGAGATGGGCGGAAGTATACTGTCCTGGACAAGCTGAACGATTTAAAAGCAGATGACGTTACATCTATTCAGAATCTCTACGACACACGTGAGGTTGTCAAGCGATTCTATGACGAATTCGAGACTCACAGAACGGAGCTAATCGGCGAAGTCATCGGTCTGTCATCAGATGTGGACAAACCTGGCCAGGCGAAAGCCCGGTATGTCCAGACACTATTTAACAGGCTCATCTTCCTCCATTTCATCCAGGAGAAGGGCCTGCTCAACGGAAACTCCGATTATCTCCTTGAGAAGCACGATGATGCAGCCGAAGAAAAGAACGACGTTTACTCAGCATTCTACGAGCCGCTCTTTTTCAAAGTCCTCGCCGAAGAAGACCAAGGTGCTGACGGAGATAGTGAGATCGACACCTCATTCATCTCTGATGACAACCTTCCATACCTGAACGGCGGGTTGTTCGCAAAATCCACCGTCGAAAACAAGAATCCACGAATCCGACTCGGTCGGACAAGTGAAGAGCGGAATGACAATTACCGCAGGATATTGAGTTTCCTCGACGAGTGGAATTGGAACGTCGACGAGCGACTCGATATTGTCGAACCAAAATACCTCTCACCGGAGATCTTGGGGCATATCTTCGAACAGACAGTCAATCAAAAGGAACTGGGAGCCTACTACACCCCCGAAGAAATCACCGAGTATATGGCCCAGCGGTCGATTCGGCCATATCTAATTGACGAACTCAATGAACACTCATCGGTTACACAGCAATACGATTCGCTCGAGCAAGTCTTCTCCCTCAATCGGGACGTAGAGACGTTCTACAAAGACGTCCTTCTCGAGACCGCGGTTCTGGATCCTGCAGTGGGAAGTGGGGCCTTCCTCCTTGCCGCCGAAGAGGTTCTACTCAAACTATATCTCCGATCTATTCGGACGCTCAAGCGGACTCACACGGCCGACGAATATGACCAAGAGTCACCGCTCAAAACTGCAGTCCAGCTTGACCCAGATCAGGAGGAGCTCACTGCCAAGCGACTGATTATCCAGAACAATCTTTATGGTGTTGACATCGACGACGGAGCTGTACAGATCTGTAAACTCCGACTGTGGTTGTCGATGGTGGCACAAATTGAGAATGACCCCGATCGCGTAGAACCACTACCGAATATCGATTTCAACATCAGAGACGGAAACTCCTTGATTGGGTTCATCACCGACGAAGAAAGCGTTCTCGACGATAATACCACGCTGGATGACTTCGGGGAAAATACCGTTGAGAGCTACATCGACGAAGTCGCAGACCTCATCGAAGATCAAGAAGCCGCGTCAGGGGCGCGTGCAGTTGAACTTCGCGAGGAAGTTGAAAATAAGATGAATACTGCGCGTGATGACCTCAACGAACGAGTCAAGAACGAATTTGAGCAGGCTGGGCTTGAGGAGGTTACTCAGGAAGAAGTCAATGATTACAACCCATTCCACTGGGTGGTCGAGTTCGCAAAGGTCTATCAAGAAGGCTGGTTCGACGTGATCATCGGTAATCCGCCGTGGGACCGGATTCGTCCGACTCGTGACGAGTTCTACGCGGACCGGATTGAGTCATTCAGAACGCTACTACCGAGTGAGCAAGAAGAAGAGATAGACAAGGTATCCAAAGCGAATCCCGGACTCGAAGAGGAGTATAACCACTATGAAGAACAGATCCACCGACTCGCAGAGTATTTCCACAGTAGCAATTACTACGAGTTTCAGGACCCCAAGGTTGATGGACGGAAACGGTCTACAGAGAACGATCTTTCCGCACTCTTCTTAGAACGGATCTATAAGCTGGCTGATGAAAGTACGTATGTCGCTCAGATCCTCCCTGGAAACATCTTCACTGGGCTCGCAACGAAGGATCTCCGTCAGGAGCTGATGGAGTCGAAAACAACTGAGTCCATTATTGGGTTCAAAAACAACGGCATCTTCCAGAATATCGATAGCCGATACAAATTTGGGATTGTTGTATTTAAGAACTCTGGAAGTACAGACCACTTGCGCGGTATCTTTGGTCAGCCCGACCTCCGAATCCTCCGAGAACTCAAGGAGGGAGATTCGTCGAGATTACTGGATATACCTGCATCTGTACTCGCCGATTACTCACCAACTGCTGGCACCTTCCCAATCGTCCAAACGCAAGAACAGGTGGATGTACTAAAGACAATTATTCAGCACCCCGAAGCAAGTCGAAGTGTTGACGACAGTTGGTATGCAAATCCTTACTGCGAGCTCCATAGAACAAGCGACTCCGACCGCTTCTTCGAGGAGAGAGAGGAAGCAGACTATCCAGTCCTGGGTGGGCGGAACATCTATTCGTTCCAGTACGACGACTCAGCGTTTAATATAGAACCACCAAGGTTCTGGTCAGTAGACGATGGGTCGGAACGGAGCGCGAAACAGCGAATTCGAGAGAAACAGGTTCGGAACCTGAAATCCGAACTGTACGATTTTGTCGGTGAATCTGCGGCAATCCGAGAGCAGACAGGAGTCACTCAGAGTGGCTCGAAGAAGTCTGTGGTCAACGATCTGTTGGAGGAAACACGGGGAACACCGCTCTCAGAAGATGACGTCAAACTCGATTGTGAAGAACACCGAATCGTCTATCGAGACATTGCTCAACCAACCGACGAGCGGACGATGATCGCGACCGTAATCCCGAAAGGATACGTCTGCCACAACAAGCTGCACACTGTCCGGCCGTTAGAAGTTGATCTAGATCTCTCGGATCTATCTAACGACACACTTCATAGTGCGTACAAACGCATATTCACAGATGAAGAACTGTTTGCCGCGGTTGGGGTGCTGAACAGTCTCGCGTTCGATTATCTAATGCGGACTAAGGTGGACAAGAGTGTGGTGATGTACAAGTTCCGTGAGTCGCAACTCCCACACCTTACTGACGACGATGAACACTTTGAAGAGGTATGGCGCAGGGCTGCCCGTCTCAATTGTTACGGGGAACCCTTCGAGGATCTTGCAAGCGAGCTTGGAGTCAGTGACAAGATCATCGAACCTGGCTCATCAGATGAGCGGCGTGAGGTACAAGCACAAGTGGATGCAGCCGTTTTTGACGCGTATGGGTTCAATCAAGAGGAGGTAGAGTTCATTTGCGATGATTTCCATCGCGTTAGTAACCCACGCCTGATGAATGAAGCCTATTTCGAACAGGTAAAAGAAGAATTTGAGGGGATCAACGGATGA
- a CDS encoding helicase-related protein, which yields MPGDLERLIDNRGQTLADTFDSLVPESQEIRIATGYFYLSGFDLVDESLNHLHGTNEDEQAPLRILMGNETDRRTADEIDEGMTLRETFRKRLDEDISVLNSAQLEQVDQLREYIEQGVVDVRVRLTDDGYFHAKGASFHTAARTEDGYPATDEPAAVVGSSNFTHSGHTRNIELNLTTEESDDVAAFDEWYDSQWANSEEFSLDIIDVIQQNDNYQDWKASNGGESETFGTEIEPFELYKLVAYDALGGNIDERLDSPLYHFQAVGYESAREKLGNYNGCIVSDSVGLGKSFIGGELLRDYRLNNERCLLIVPANLTDQWSDLLQDATDEDGNPFFNLDVDGTHLDIMSISKFQNLTYETLQEFKQQWDVVLIDEAHRFRNHGKWAPSPDDEDDYKGTRRHANIRELRGKTMIMLTATPINNSARDLQNLISLFTDENELRNKANLDFNAFDEYVQQSEDRKEIVSGKQEASDERLAKINDQLQDRSEEISKILNEIMVLRSRKHVKDSIIESDDIDMSFKPPKVTREEYQLPGAYRPVYDNLPEVIDALHLPHITVRNPQSGGTLKALFKLNLLKRLESSTYAFVQSIKTLYDSETALLRALEELPSDEHIERLRALQVGLDSDEEAPVTLAEFVGSEREANQIEETLEEFGFDTGAIRSDGSSDELEDATIGDVVRYVREDITLLAYFLAIFISQISEEPGRLSDLSVGVNQWLGQNGLAGIPDVPEDEINPRIYPARDPEGVIKETKEFYEEVFRLQRFRDPKIDELCEVIEKHDKKILIFTQYRATADYVYESLRRKSSRVTDANSAVVKGGDDNKQEVIKRFAPEASGYQRTLAESGESELQYVVATDTLSEGVNLQDVQVVVNYDLPWNPMRIVQRVGRIDRIGNTDDKFVHNFFPDGDIEAAIKLLERLQAKISDIALIVGKENNILDPNENAALEKAGIETEKTIGEIEVEEIGESLERTRSVEDYNELDDVSTNPLLRNAGSDERAALERLELRRQLVETYDLEPEDFDFAVDYFDTPPQERDPLYTVYQNSPETVNPGVFGLAHLWFDDGSSPPLGRTRRALYHATGQDDVEEVAKVRRLGIAPETQSVGVDLGSGDIQSLKERIDDELEGRLEEIQAGQVGGAFKQGDKISVEQEKLLQYLELRLMNNTEVVTGPGGDPTEVGEWAEQLHERLNGVLLANTDEDYELRQRFRIEGKALTDWETEAFLAELHNFLEEFIEENPDFQSTLAGASSAAAGIFCWGIVTAR from the coding sequence ATGCCCGGTGACCTCGAACGCTTAATCGATAATCGCGGCCAGACGCTCGCAGACACGTTCGACTCGCTCGTCCCTGAAAGTCAGGAGATCCGCATCGCCACCGGCTATTTCTATCTCTCTGGATTCGACCTCGTCGACGAGTCACTTAACCACCTCCACGGAACCAACGAGGACGAACAAGCACCTCTCAGGATCCTCATGGGGAATGAAACGGACCGACGTACCGCCGATGAGATTGATGAGGGGATGACCCTCCGGGAGACGTTCCGAAAGCGCTTAGATGAGGATATTTCTGTGCTCAACAGCGCGCAACTGGAACAGGTCGATCAACTCCGCGAGTATATCGAACAAGGCGTCGTCGACGTTCGCGTTCGCCTCACCGATGACGGCTATTTCCATGCGAAGGGCGCGAGCTTCCACACCGCCGCTCGAACCGAAGACGGCTATCCCGCGACCGACGAGCCCGCTGCCGTCGTCGGGTCATCGAACTTCACGCATTCGGGTCACACACGTAACATCGAACTGAACCTCACCACCGAAGAGTCAGACGACGTCGCGGCGTTCGACGAGTGGTACGATAGTCAGTGGGCCAACTCCGAGGAGTTCAGTCTCGATATTATCGACGTCATCCAGCAGAACGACAACTACCAGGATTGGAAAGCATCTAACGGTGGCGAATCGGAGACGTTCGGCACGGAGATCGAGCCGTTCGAGCTGTACAAGCTGGTCGCCTACGACGCCCTCGGGGGGAATATCGACGAACGCCTCGACAGCCCCCTATACCACTTCCAAGCGGTAGGCTACGAAAGTGCTCGCGAGAAGCTCGGGAACTACAATGGCTGTATCGTCTCCGACTCAGTTGGACTGGGGAAGTCGTTCATAGGGGGTGAACTGCTCCGAGACTATCGGCTGAACAACGAGCGGTGTCTATTGATCGTCCCCGCGAACCTGACCGACCAGTGGTCAGACCTGTTGCAGGACGCCACTGACGAGGATGGGAACCCGTTCTTCAATCTCGACGTTGACGGGACCCACCTCGACATCATGAGCATCAGCAAGTTCCAGAACCTCACCTACGAGACGCTGCAGGAATTCAAGCAGCAGTGGGATGTGGTGCTTATCGACGAGGCACACCGCTTCCGCAACCACGGCAAGTGGGCTCCCAGCCCCGACGACGAGGACGACTACAAAGGGACACGACGCCACGCCAACATCCGCGAGTTGCGCGGGAAGACGATGATTATGCTGACCGCGACGCCGATCAACAACTCCGCCCGGGACCTCCAAAACCTCATCAGCCTGTTCACCGACGAGAACGAACTCCGGAACAAGGCGAATCTCGATTTCAACGCCTTTGATGAGTATGTCCAGCAGTCCGAAGATCGCAAGGAGATCGTCTCCGGAAAGCAAGAGGCCTCCGATGAGCGCCTCGCAAAGATCAACGACCAGCTGCAAGATCGTTCCGAGGAGATCTCGAAGATCCTCAACGAAATCATGGTGCTGCGGTCGCGCAAGCACGTGAAAGACAGCATCATCGAGAGTGACGACATCGATATGAGTTTCAAGCCGCCGAAGGTGACCCGCGAGGAGTACCAACTCCCGGGGGCCTATCGGCCGGTCTACGATAATCTCCCGGAAGTGATCGACGCGCTGCACCTCCCCCATATTACGGTGCGCAATCCCCAGTCCGGTGGGACGCTGAAAGCGCTGTTCAAGCTAAATCTCCTCAAGCGGCTTGAGTCATCGACGTACGCGTTCGTCCAGTCGATCAAGACGCTGTACGACAGTGAGACGGCGTTGCTGCGTGCATTGGAGGAGTTGCCCTCTGACGAACACATCGAGCGCTTACGGGCCCTGCAGGTGGGCTTAGATAGCGACGAGGAGGCACCTGTAACGCTAGCCGAGTTCGTCGGGAGCGAACGGGAAGCGAACCAAATCGAAGAGACGCTCGAGGAATTCGGGTTTGACACCGGCGCGATCCGTTCGGATGGATCGAGTGACGAGCTCGAGGATGCGACGATCGGTGACGTGGTGCGGTATGTCCGTGAAGACATCACGCTGTTGGCGTATTTCCTCGCTATTTTCATAAGTCAAATCAGCGAGGAGCCTGGCCGATTGAGCGACCTCTCCGTTGGGGTCAACCAGTGGCTCGGACAAAACGGCTTGGCGGGGATCCCCGATGTGCCCGAAGATGAAATCAATCCGCGTATCTACCCCGCCCGCGATCCGGAGGGCGTCATCAAGGAGACGAAGGAGTTCTACGAGGAAGTTTTCCGCCTCCAGCGTTTCCGCGACCCAAAGATCGACGAACTGTGCGAGGTCATCGAAAAGCACGACAAGAAGATCCTCATCTTCACGCAGTACCGGGCGACCGCCGATTACGTCTATGAGTCACTCCGGCGCAAGAGCAGCCGCGTCACCGACGCCAACAGCGCTGTGGTGAAAGGTGGCGACGACAACAAACAGGAGGTCATCAAGCGATTCGCACCGGAGGCGTCGGGTTACCAGCGAACGCTGGCCGAGTCTGGTGAATCCGAGCTCCAGTACGTAGTCGCTACGGACACGCTGAGTGAGGGTGTGAATCTCCAAGACGTCCAAGTCGTGGTGAACTACGACCTGCCGTGGAATCCCATGCGGATCGTCCAGCGCGTTGGTCGGATTGACCGCATTGGGAATACCGACGACAAGTTCGTCCACAACTTCTTCCCGGACGGAGATATCGAGGCGGCGATCAAACTGCTGGAACGGTTGCAGGCCAAGATCAGCGACATCGCACTCATCGTCGGAAAAGAGAACAACATCCTCGACCCCAACGAGAACGCTGCCCTAGAGAAAGCCGGGATTGAAACTGAGAAAACGATCGGGGAAATCGAAGTCGAAGAGATCGGCGAGTCGCTTGAGCGGACGCGGTCCGTCGAGGACTACAATGAACTCGACGACGTAAGTACGAACCCGCTGCTTCGGAATGCCGGCAGTGACGAGCGTGCTGCGTTGGAGCGATTGGAACTGCGCCGGCAGCTGGTGGAGACGTATGACCTGGAGCCCGAAGACTTCGATTTCGCCGTGGATTACTTCGATACCCCGCCCCAGGAGCGCGACCCGCTGTACACGGTGTACCAAAACTCGCCGGAGACAGTCAACCCGGGTGTGTTTGGATTAGCACATCTGTGGTTCGATGATGGAAGTTCGCCGCCGTTAGGACGGACGCGACGGGCATTGTATCACGCGACGGGGCAAGATGATGTAGAGGAAGTGGCGAAGGTCCGGCGGTTAGGGATTGCACCAGAGACACAGTCGGTGGGAGTTGACCTCGGGTCCGGAGACATCCAGTCGTTGAAAGAGCGGATCGATGACGAGCTGGAGGGCCGATTGGAAGAAATCCAGGCCGGACAGGTTGGCGGCGCGTTCAAACAAGGGGACAAAATCTCTGTCGAGCAAGAGAAACTCCTGCAGTACCTCGAACTTCGGTTGATGAATAACACCGAGGTAGTGACAGGGCCCGGCGGAGATCCGACCGAAGTCGGCGAGTGGGCCGAACAGTTGCACGAGCGGCTGAATGGAGTCCTGTTGGCCAATACCGACGAGGACTACGAACTCCGTCAGCGCTTCCGGATTGAAGGGAAGGCACTGACTGATTGGGAGACGGAGGCATTCTTAGCGGAGTTGCACAATTTCCTGGAGGAGTTCATTGAGGAGAATCCAGACTTTCAGTCGACCTTGGCTGGTGCGAGCTCAGCTGCAGCAGGTATTTTCTGTTGGGGGATCGTGACGGCACGGTGA
- a CDS encoding Eco57I restriction-modification methylase domain-containing protein: MDTQQITAADVAGWTSLEDISTSLQKRGLVPREDLGEDDELVMELDDDQFVSIIEAGPTQEAKSFTNRMTYRRHTNLVSTNEFEEFTFISRRRSFGEAGRITYQQFSFDRSAFEDGGSRFSVLDKLNEIEYGDGQSVQALYDTREVVKEFYTEFESLQTDLVTEVAGIPDDRGDAKQRYVQVLMDRLIFLYFIQKKNLLNFNTDYLLEKHTEYVDEGEDVYEEFFNPLFFEVLADNKQAEGFGTVPYLNGGLFSTTPIEEEFPEVTLGETTEETNELFGGILEFLDGWNWHVDERLDIVEPKNLSPEILGHIFEQTVNQKEMGAYYTPAEITDYMARETIHPYLLDQLNEDVGSSYESIDELFGLGSESDGGTDVAIADGGAVAQIGAIDSIQREHIETLYFEHLQEGRVIDPAVGSGAFLLAAQDVLLDIYLSCLEYFEALPAFERTPAIEEALEEVEDSGSKTLYAKREIVLNNLYGVDIDDGAVEICKLRLWLSMVADIENDPDEVEPLPNIDFNIRQGNSLLGFTDELPASSDGETTLGDYTVLQKFDEIIEAVNNHRSATTSSDAANWRRIAEQRMTRYRSELDEDLAKRLRGAGVKEVTAEMLQEFDCFHWVVEFPEAMADNGFDVIIGNPPWDVLSPDRDDFFSKYDEVFRTRPPNEKDEKQEELLEESEISQAWEQFRDRMHLRADIFNASTDYQLQRPKIGGKTVGNNQNDLSALFLERVFSLAPNHGYVSQILPGAITNGATQKDLRVHLLEETSVDSIIGFENKGIFSDVDSRYKFSIITYKNSGETESVKGIFYQTDVGVLETMPEAAADIPRHVLRRFSSEAAIFPYIRSQAEVDTLSSILDFPSVSEEIDGVWKIEPYSELHRSKDSDLFVEDAKKGDYPIIEGKNVWQFAYNNEFSNLDDVSLWGLNSDDESIGARARVKSKDLRNLKRALYYELEGEKTSKSQKKFVNDLLEDQRGEGLSAEDVVPDSSEYRIVMREVARATDERTVIASVVPRDTMCVHTLHTIRPLDISPSDKDLSQNPIHNVYERVFSDEELFAVLGLLNSIPFDFMMRTKVDSHIVMYKLVESQMPRITHGDEWFEFIWTRAAQLNCYGDAFEEMRERLGGVDPVTNEDERRQLRAEIDAAAFHAYGLAPEEMQFVLDDFHLVDGPRLMDHEYLEMVSEQYHELA, from the coding sequence ATGGATACCCAGCAGATTACTGCGGCCGATGTTGCAGGCTGGACCTCGCTTGAGGATATCTCTACGTCTCTCCAGAAGCGGGGTCTCGTCCCTCGTGAGGATCTCGGCGAGGACGACGAGTTGGTGATGGAACTAGACGACGATCAGTTCGTCTCCATCATCGAAGCCGGACCGACGCAGGAAGCAAAGTCGTTCACGAACCGAATGACTTACCGTCGGCATACGAACCTCGTTTCGACCAACGAGTTCGAGGAATTCACCTTCATTTCGCGGCGACGTTCATTCGGGGAAGCCGGCCGGATCACCTACCAACAGTTCTCATTCGACCGGAGTGCCTTTGAAGACGGTGGGAGTCGCTTCTCGGTGCTGGACAAACTCAACGAGATCGAGTACGGCGACGGACAGTCAGTCCAAGCGTTGTACGACACCCGAGAAGTCGTCAAAGAGTTCTACACCGAGTTCGAGTCGCTGCAGACGGACCTGGTGACGGAAGTTGCGGGGATTCCTGACGACCGTGGTGACGCGAAACAGCGCTACGTGCAAGTGCTGATGGACCGTCTCATCTTCTTGTATTTCATTCAGAAGAAGAACCTCCTCAACTTCAACACGGACTACCTCCTTGAGAAGCACACCGAGTACGTCGACGAGGGGGAGGACGTGTACGAGGAGTTTTTCAACCCGCTCTTCTTCGAGGTGCTGGCGGACAACAAGCAGGCCGAAGGCTTCGGCACGGTGCCGTACCTCAATGGCGGGCTGTTCTCAACGACTCCTATCGAGGAGGAGTTCCCGGAAGTGACACTTGGCGAGACCACAGAAGAGACAAACGAACTATTCGGTGGGATTCTAGAGTTCCTCGACGGATGGAACTGGCACGTCGACGAGCGCCTCGACATCGTCGAGCCGAAGAACCTCTCGCCGGAGATCCTCGGCCACATCTTCGAGCAGACTGTCAATCAAAAGGAGATGGGGGCGTACTACACGCCCGCTGAGATCACCGACTACATGGCACGGGAGACGATTCATCCATATCTCCTTGACCAATTGAACGAGGACGTTGGATCGTCCTACGAGTCTATTGACGAGCTGTTCGGGCTGGGCAGCGAAAGTGATGGAGGGACAGATGTGGCGATCGCTGATGGGGGCGCCGTCGCACAAATCGGGGCGATAGATTCGATTCAGCGTGAGCACATCGAGACGCTGTATTTCGAGCATCTCCAGGAAGGGCGTGTCATCGACCCTGCGGTCGGGAGTGGGGCCTTTCTCCTTGCGGCCCAGGACGTACTCTTAGATATCTATCTGAGCTGTTTAGAGTACTTCGAGGCGCTGCCGGCGTTCGAGCGCACGCCTGCTATCGAGGAGGCGCTAGAGGAGGTGGAAGACTCTGGGAGCAAGACGCTGTACGCCAAGCGGGAGATCGTTCTGAACAATCTGTACGGGGTGGATATCGACGACGGTGCTGTTGAGATCTGTAAGCTTCGACTATGGTTGTCGATGGTTGCCGATATCGAGAACGATCCCGATGAAGTAGAGCCGCTGCCAAATATCGATTTCAACATTCGGCAGGGGAACTCTTTGTTGGGGTTCACAGACGAATTACCAGCATCTTCAGACGGAGAGACGACACTCGGAGATTACACTGTACTACAAAAATTCGACGAAATAATTGAGGCAGTCAATAATCACCGGTCCGCTACCACCAGTTCGGACGCTGCCAATTGGCGGCGTATTGCTGAGCAGCGAATGACTCGGTACAGAAGCGAACTAGATGAAGACCTGGCAAAACGCCTCCGAGGTGCAGGAGTAAAGGAAGTTACAGCTGAGATGTTACAAGAATTCGATTGTTTCCACTGGGTAGTCGAATTCCCAGAAGCGATGGCTGATAACGGATTTGATGTTATTATCGGAAACCCCCCGTGGGATGTTCTCAGTCCTGACAGAGACGACTTCTTCTCAAAATATGATGAGGTCTTTAGAACTCGTCCACCAAATGAGAAAGACGAAAAACAGGAAGAACTCTTGGAAGAGTCTGAAATCTCCCAAGCCTGGGAACAGTTCAGAGACCGGATGCACTTGCGGGCGGATATATTCAATGCAAGTACAGATTATCAACTCCAGCGGCCCAAAATTGGAGGGAAGACTGTCGGGAACAACCAAAATGATCTTTCGGCATTATTTCTTGAGCGCGTCTTTAGTCTAGCCCCCAACCACGGCTACGTTTCACAGATCCTTCCGGGAGCGATCACAAATGGAGCAACTCAAAAGGACCTGCGAGTACACCTCCTTGAGGAGACATCTGTTGACTCGATCATTGGATTCGAAAATAAGGGAATATTCTCAGATGTTGATAGCCGATACAAATTCTCGATAATAACCTACAAGAACTCGGGAGAAACAGAGAGCGTCAAGGGGATATTCTACCAGACGGACGTAGGCGTACTTGAAACAATGCCTGAGGCTGCAGCGGACATTCCGCGACACGTGCTTAGAAGATTTTCTTCTGAAGCGGCTATCTTCCCGTATATCCGTAGCCAAGCCGAAGTTGACACGCTTAGTAGTATCCTGGACTTTCCGTCCGTCAGCGAGGAAATCGACGGGGTATGGAAAATAGAACCATATTCAGAGCTTCACCGATCGAAGGATTCTGATCTGTTCGTCGAAGATGCCAAGAAGGGAGATTATCCAATCATAGAAGGAAAGAACGTCTGGCAGTTCGCCTATAATAACGAATTCTCCAACCTCGATGATGTGTCTTTGTGGGGGCTCAATTCTGACGATGAATCCATTGGTGCAAGAGCCAGAGTCAAATCGAAGGATCTGCGGAACCTGAAACGAGCCCTCTACTATGAACTTGAAGGTGAAAAAACCAGTAAATCGCAGAAGAAGTTTGTCAATGACCTACTTGAAGATCAGCGAGGCGAAGGACTCTCTGCTGAAGACGTCGTTCCCGACAGTTCGGAATACCGGATCGTGATGCGTGAGGTTGCCAGAGCTACTGATGAACGGACAGTTATTGCAAGTGTCGTTCCACGAGACACAATGTGCGTTCATACTCTCCATACAATCCGTCCACTCGATATCTCACCAAGCGATAAAGACCTATCACAGAATCCTATTCACAACGTCTACGAGCGTGTATTCTCTGACGAGGAACTCTTCGCGGTATTGGGGTTACTGAACAGCATTCCATTCGATTTTATGATGCGAACAAAAGTTGATTCGCATATTGTGATGTACAAGCTCGTGGAATCCCAGATGCCTAGGATCACCCATGGAGATGAGTGGTTCGAGTTCATCTGGACGCGCGCTGCACAGCTCAACTGCTACGGCGACGCCTTCGAGGAGATGCGCGAGCGACTGGGCGGCGTCGACCCGGTGACCAACGAGGACGAGCGCCGGCAACTCCGGGCCGAGATCGACGCCGCCGCGTTCCACGCCTACGGACTGGCCCCCGAGGAGATGCAGTTCGTCCTCGACGACTTCCATCTCGTCGACGGCCCACGGCTGATGGATCACGAGTATCTCGAGATGGTCAGCGAGCAGTATCACGAACTTGCGTAA